The following is a genomic window from Candidatus Moraniibacteriota bacterium.
TTGTTATCACAGTATTCATTTTCAAATGGACGCTCAGTGCCATTTTTCTGCGTTACCTCATACTGAATCGGTGAAAGTTTTTCGCGCAATTCTTTTTCCGGCGGTTTTTCACGAGAAGCTCCGTCCGACACCTGCCGAGATGATTTTGAAGAAAATTCATTCTGCTCCAACCCGGCGAGAAGATGCATCTTATCGCGATGCACCTCAATAAACGCCTCGCGCCCGGATCCTGTTCGATAGGCGCTATACCGTGCCGGGTTTTTCGAAGCGTACCCTTGGTGGAATTCTTCCGCCCGCCAGAACCTCACGCGAGGCAATATGAGAAATGCCAGCGGTTTGTCGTAGATCTTTTTCTCCTCCACCTCGCGCACAACTTCCCGAGCAATGCGCTTTTCTTCTTCAGTTTCAAAATAAATTGCCGGCGCATACTGCGCTCCGCGATCAGCAAACGACCCGCCCGCATCCGTCGGATCGCTGTAGAAAATAATGTGTTCAACCAAACTCCGATACGATGTCTTCGTCGGATCATATGTCACCTCCACCACTTCCCGATGCCCGCCCTCAGCATAGTTCTCATATGTCGGCGATTCCGTTGTCCCGCCCGCATACCCCGACTCCACTTTGAGAATCCCTGAGAGTTTCTCGAAATCCGCCTCCACACACCAAAAACACCCCCCGGCAAACATCGCGGTTTTATGCGATTGCAGAACGTTAACCATAGGTATGGAAGAATGCTTTACGTTTATAGAATAACAGACTCTCCCAAAAGGAGAAAAATTCGACAGAAACAAAAACCAACCTTTAGTTAAGGCTGGAAAAATATCGCGCTGTTTTACTATTTTCTCGTATCCAGGCTTCCAAATTCCAGGACATCCTCTGGAGAGAAAATTTGTAACACTTGGTACACGCTGGTTTTATTAATCATGCATTGCCACTACTTTTTGCGTCGCAAACGCAATGCCGCGCCAGCAACTGATTTCTCTTTCTTTCGAGATAAATCTTTCTGAAGCGACCGAGCAGCAATTTTAGCTACACGTTTCGATGTCCGTGCCATATCATCACCTCCTTTCTAAAAAACTTGTGAAGATCATATTTTACATGTCACAGCTTTACGATAGTGCCGCGGTTTCGATATCGCTCATGCGGCGGCGGAAGGATTCGAATATATGCGGGCCACGCGGATGCGGGAGAAAGATGAGTGCGTCATCCGTCGCCTCGATAATGCCCTCGGACGTATGCGTCTTGGGATTTGCGGCGATTTTCCGTTTCTGCAGACGACGAAGCAAGAACTCGATCCCGATACCCACCAAGAAGATTTCTCCGATCGCGCGTGAAAGCCTTGCTAACGGAGTATCGCGGAGCAACAGCGTATGCGGAAGACTCGCCACCCGAAAATGCGGACGAAACCGGCGCATCCATTCATTGGACGTCTGAAACTTTCGGAAGACCGCTTCACCGAAAAACGGGATGATAAAGAAATACTCGCTCGATGAAAAAATATCCTTGAGACGAATCTCGAGCGAGCGCGTCGTTACCCAAAAATTGAGACACGCCCGATGCGCAATATGATCGCCGTGCCTCCGAAGACCCAAGAGATGAAGAAGCGCTGTCACGGTCGCCCGCCCCGTCCAGATATATCCGCTTCGCAACACAATGAAGAAATCCCAATCGCTTCCGCGATCGGCATTTTTCATCGAGAGACTCCCGGTGAGACCCACCATGCGAACAAACGGAAAGAATCGCAAAATGCTTGCAATCCTCCGCGCACCTCGGATATTCCAATCGGCTCTTTTTTGCCGTTTCAAACGCAACGGAACCAGCTTCTCGCGCCCGTGCAAAAAAACAAAACCGCGTTCGCGCCCGAGGCGCTTTCGAAGATACGTCCCCTCGAGCGTCTCGCGAATCATGCGAAACGGAACCGATTCCATTTCTCGACCTTCGCCATCGGACACGAGGAGAAATTTCCACACCTCAAACTCCGTGAGCGGATAGTCAAACGCGTCGTAATACGCGACCGTCTCAAGAATGGCCCGATGTAAAAGCATACAGAAGGTTTACAAATACCTCCCCGTGAGGCTTCGTTTGCACTTCTTGAGGTCGACAGGCGTGCCAGCAAAAACAATTTCACCGCCCGCAAATCCTCCTTCGGGCCCCAAATCGATTACCCAATCGGCATGGGAAAGCACTTCGGAATTGTGTTCGATAACCAGCACCGTGTTTCCCTTATCAACCAGCGCATCAAGAATAATGAGCAATCGGCGGATGTCTTCGAAGTGCAGACCGATCGTCGGTTCATCGAGAATATAGAGCGTCTTGCCGGTCGACTTCCGCGCGAGCTCCGTTGCAAGCTTGATACGCTGCGCTTCGCCGCCCGAGAGATTGGTCGCACTCTGCCCCAAGACGAGATAGCCAAGTCCCACCTCATCGAGCGCACGAAGCTTTTCTTCAACTGCCGGCTGATCGAAAAAGAACGCGCGCGCCTCGGACACAGTCATGTCGAGCACCTCCGAGACATTCATACCCCGATACTCGATCGCCAGCGTCCGCTCATTGTAACGCGTCCCGCCGCAGGTTTCGCACGGCACATACATATCCGGCAGGAGATACATTTCTATTTTCCGCATACCACTCCCCTGACACACCTCGCAGCGACCGCCGCGCATATTGAAACTGAAATGACTTGCCGAAAACCCCGCTTTCTCCGCCTCCGCCGTCGCCGCAAAGAGATCGCGGATTGGCGTCCAGGCGCCGGTATAGGTCACCGCATTGGAGCGAGGTGTCCGCCCGATCGCCTCTTGATTAACAACGATCGCCTTGTCGATATACTCCATGCCGCGAATCGCCCGATGTTTCCCGATCGACGCTCGCGCGCCGTGAAACTCACGCAAGAGCGCTCTCCCGAGAATATCCGTGATAAGGGTCGATTTCCCCGAACCGGAGACACCGGAGACAGCGACGAAAGTCTCGAGCGGGATATGCGCGTCAACATTCTTAAGATTGTGTTCTGTTGCTCCGATTACCGAAAGCGTTTTCTTGAATTTCCGAAATGATTTCTTCGATGACACGCGGCGTCGACCGGAAAGATACGCGCCGGTTTCCGTCTTAGATTTCCACAGCGCTTCCGGCGTCCCCGAAAACAGCACCTCTCCGCCTTCGCGCCCGGCACCCGGCCCCATATCGACCACCCAGTCAGCCGCCCGCATAATAGCCGGGTCATGCTCCACAACGACCAGAGAATTGTCTTGCCCCTGGAGTGCCCGAAGCGTATCGATCAGGCGTTCGGTATCGCGATTATGCAAACCGATCGACGGCTCATCGAGAATATAGAGAATACCGGACAGCTCCGATTTCATCTGTGTCGCCAGTTTGATGCGCTGCGCCTCACCACCAGAGAGTGTCTCAGCACTCCGCGATAACTCCAGATAGCCAAGGCCCACCTGCCGCACAGCGCCGAGCCGCTCCGTCGCCTCCTGCAAAAGCGGCGCTATCACTCGATCATTTTTTTTCAAATACACTTTCGCCAAGAGATCCGAAAAATACGCTTCCAACTGATCAACCGGCATATCCACAAACTGATCGATCGATTTCCCATCAAACAAAACAGAGAGCGCTTCCGACCGCAATCGCTTCCCTTTGCACGACGGACAGAGCGAGGACGACATGAATTTCTCGATACCGGCGCGAACATGCTCGGACTTCGTCTCGCGATATTTTTTCTCAAGCATCGGAATGACACCCGAAAACAATTGTTTCTTCGAGCAATGCTCGCTCGACTCGCCAAAGAGCATTTCATGAAGATCGGATTTTTTGAGTTTTGATACCGGCGCATCAAGCGAAATGTGCCGCCGCCCAGCGAAAGCTCGCAACAATTCAAAGCTCCCATTGCCCAATTCGCGCTTCCCGCTTCCATTGCCGTGTCCGGCACCCTCGATCGCCTCATCGTCATCATCCTCACAGCCGTTTGATGCGGATGAACATGGCGTCCGACTCCAGGGACGAATTGCCCCCTCAAGAAGCGAGAGCTTCTTGTTGGGAAGCACAAGATCCGGATCCAATTCAAGCTTCCGCCCAAGACCGGCGCACGTCTCGCAGGCGCCTTCGGGATTGTTGAAAGAAAACGTATGCGGCGTCACCTCCGCAATGCTCGTGCCGCATGACGCACAGAGATATTCCCGACTGTACCGGCGCTCCTCAGATCCGTTCACGACCACCAAGAGCGTCCCGCGCCCCAGCTTGAATGC
Proteins encoded in this region:
- the msrB gene encoding peptide-methionine (R)-S-oxide reductase MsrB produces the protein MVNVLQSHKTAMFAGGCFWCVEADFEKLSGILKVESGYAGGTTESPTYENYAEGGHREVVEVTYDPTKTSYRSLVEHIIFYSDPTDAGGSFADRGAQYAPAIYFETEEEKRIAREVVREVEEKKIYDKPLAFLILPRVRFWRAEEFHQGYASKNPARYSAYRTGSGREAFIEVHRDKMHLLAGLEQNEFSSKSSRQVSDGASREKPPEKELREKLSPIQYEVTQKNGTERPFENEYCDNKAEGLYVDVVSGEPLFLSTDKYDSGTGWPSFVKPIDSNAVLFRDDISLPSVRTEVRSAKGDSHLGHVFDDGPSDRGGKRYCMNSAALHFVPKEQLMEKGYGEYLKLFDKTVV
- the uvrA gene encoding excinuclease ABC subunit UvrA, with amino-acid sequence MIEIRGARVNNLKGVDVDIPREKFVVITGVSGSGKSSLAFDTIHAEANRRYMESVSSYARHFMEALDRPDVDFISNLSPSISIDQKSITRSPRSTVGTLTEAYDYIRVLFAKAGSPHCPSCGKRLDRREAQDILREILDLPDGTRTMFLTKMEQTRKKTEKEALQILLQAGYARVRFHNQIMLISEAMPHASDMLLSEMDVVIDRITLNAKRPDVERVLDSIETAFKLGRGTLLVVVNGSEERRYSREYLCASCGTSIAEVTPHTFSFNNPEGACETCAGLGRKLELDPDLVLPNKKLSLLEGAIRPWSRTPCSSASNGCEDDDDEAIEGAGHGNGSGKRELGNGSFELLRAFAGRRHISLDAPVSKLKKSDLHEMLFGESSEHCSKKQLFSGVIPMLEKKYRETKSEHVRAGIEKFMSSSLCPSCKGKRLRSEALSVLFDGKSIDQFVDMPVDQLEAYFSDLLAKVYLKKNDRVIAPLLQEATERLGAVRQVGLGYLELSRSAETLSGGEAQRIKLATQMKSELSGILYILDEPSIGLHNRDTERLIDTLRALQGQDNSLVVVEHDPAIMRAADWVVDMGPGAGREGGEVLFSGTPEALWKSKTETGAYLSGRRRVSSKKSFRKFKKTLSVIGATEHNLKNVDAHIPLETFVAVSGVSGSGKSTLITDILGRALLREFHGARASIGKHRAIRGMEYIDKAIVVNQEAIGRTPRSNAVTYTGAWTPIRDLFAATAEAEKAGFSASHFSFNMRGGRCEVCQGSGMRKIEMYLLPDMYVPCETCGGTRYNERTLAIEYRGMNVSEVLDMTVSEARAFFFDQPAVEEKLRALDEVGLGYLVLGQSATNLSGGEAQRIKLATELARKSTGKTLYILDEPTIGLHFEDIRRLLIILDALVDKGNTVLVIEHNSEVLSHADWVIDLGPEGGFAGGEIVFAGTPVDLKKCKRSLTGRYL